In Helianthus annuus cultivar XRQ/B chromosome 8, HanXRQr2.0-SUNRISE, whole genome shotgun sequence, a single genomic region encodes these proteins:
- the LOC110871920 gene encoding protein C2-DOMAIN ABA-RELATED 9, whose protein sequence is MEGVIGLLKLRVKKGINLAVRDTKTSDPYLVATLDSQKIKTKVIKANCNPVWNEELTLTMKDAKAPIHIAVYDKDRFSNDDSMGVAEVDVKPYIECLRMKLDLNKVPNGTKLDRVHPSKHNYLVEESAIVCENGKVVQDMILRLRDVECGEVLIQIELVPLPGRKLNI, encoded by the exons ATGGAAGGAGTGATAGGATTATTGAAGTTGCGAGTGAAGAAAGGAATTAATCTTGCGGTTCGCGACACCAAAACCAGCGATCCATATCTAGTCGCAACCTTAGATAGCCAG AAAATAAAGACTAAGGTTATTAAGGCAAACTGCAACCCTGTGTGGAATGAAGAACTGACTCTCACCATGAAGGACGCCAAAGCTCCAATACACATT GCTGTGTACGATAAAGATAGGTTTAGTAACGATGACAGCATGGGGGTGGCGGAAGTAGATGTAAAGCCGTACATAGAATGCCTTAGAATGAAGTTGGACCTGAACAAAGTCCCAAATGGTACTAAACTTGACCGCGTTCATCCTAGTAAGCACAACTACTTAGTTGAGGAGAGCGCAATCGTTTGCGAGAATGGAAAAGTGGTACAAGACATGATCCTAAGATTGAGAGACGTTGAATGTGGTGAAGTTCTAATCCAGATAGAGTTGGTTCCTCTTCCTGGTCGTAAATTAAATATCTAG
- the LOC110871919 gene encoding uncharacterized protein LOC110871919: MTYLPSFFAHMILQFGVCKVPKGKWVPFFKSLSWRIYVRNFASYMPVTLICDHHVIDATTQQGAKLKLKQIVIHLLQGMWFNITHQLAGQFDRMGPTRIKIQEVIFI; this comes from the exons ATGACATATTTGCCATCATTTTTTGCACATATGATACTGCAATTTGGTGTTTGTAAA GTGCCCAAGGGAAAATGGGTTCCTTTTTTTAAAAGTTT GAGTTGGAGAATATATGTTCGGAATTTCGCATCATACATGCCTGTCACGTTGATTTGTGATCACCATGTTATTGATG CAACGACACAACAGGGAGCAAAG TTGAAGTTGAAGCAGATTGTCATCCACCTTTTACAAGGAATGTGGTTCAATATTACACACCAGCTAGCTGGGCAGTTCGATAGG ATGGGTCCTACTAGAATCAAGATTCAAGAGGTGATCTTCATCTAA